In Trifolium pratense cultivar HEN17-A07 linkage group LG7, ARS_RC_1.1, whole genome shotgun sequence, a genomic segment contains:
- the LOC123894806 gene encoding probable inactive receptor-like protein kinase At3g56050 isoform X1, whose amino-acid sequence MRKRKFSCFKDHRRVMWLVMFCFLLQSFGLCCSLNDEGKALLKFKQGILSDPFDALSNWVDDEFGVDPCNWFGVECSDGRVVVLTLKDLCLEGNLAHELGSLVHIKSIVLRNNSFHGIIPEGIVRLKELEVLDLGYNNFSGPLPKDIGSNISLSILLLDNNDLLCGFSHEVSELVMISESQVDENQLISGGKLPGCTGRSTKWHNRKSKKGLRRLLQSGSLPPPNRVADLPPPSPSPSPSPSPSPSPSPSPSPSPSPSPSPSASKTPPIVPKPASPSRNDSDSPSALPAPQLKKTSSKNHIPIVAGIVGGAVFILISIIVVYLFKTNKVATVKPWATGLSGQLQKAFVTGVPKLKRSELVAACEDFSNVIGTSPIGQVFKGTLSSGVEIAVASVTTTSLKDWSKTSEVQFRKKIDTLSKMNHKNFVNLIGYCEEDEPFTRMVVFEYAPNGTLFEHLHIKEAEHLDWGTRLRVAIGTAYCLQHMHQLDPPFAHSDLNSSSVQLTDDYAAKISDLSFLSEITSDDTKAAAKKHNEPTLASNLYSFGIILLEIVTGRVPYSMDKDGTLEEWASRYLQGNQPLKEIVDPTLASFQEEQLVQIGALIKSCTNADQEQRPTIKQVCERLREITKISPEAAVPKLSPLWWAELEIASFDAS is encoded by the exons atgagaaagaGGAAATTCAGCTGCTTTAAGGATCATAGAAGAGTTATGTGGCTtgtgatgttttgttttttgttacaGAGTTTTGGTTTGTGCTGTTCTTTGAATGATGAAG GTAAAGCACTTTTGAAGTTCAAGCAAGGAATTTTGAGTGATCCTTTTGATGCTTTGTCAAATTGGGTTGATGATGAATTTGGTGTTGACCCTTGTAATTGGTTTGGAGTTGAATGTTCAGATGGAAGAGTTGTGGTATT GACGTTGAAAGACCTTTGTCTTGAAGGAAATCTGGCGCATGAGCTTGGGAGCCTTGTTCACATAAAGTCGAT AGTTTTGCGGAATAATTCTTTTCACGGAATCATTCCCGAAGGAATTGTACGCTTGAAGGAATTGGAGGTTTTGGATTTGGGATACAACAACTTCAGCGGACCATTACCTAAAGATATTGGGAGTAATATCTCATTATCAATCCT tttgCTGGACAACAATGATCTTCTTTGTGGTTTCTCGCATGAAGTTAGTGAATTGGTGATGATTTCTGAATCTCAAGTAGATGAAAACCAGCTAATTAGTGGCGGAAAATTGCCAGGTTGTACAGGAAGATCTACCAAATG GCACAATCGCAAAAGTAAAAAAGGTCTTCGAAGGCTACTGCAATCCGGTTCTCTTCCTCCTCCTAACCGGGTAGCTGATCTTCCTCCTCCTTCTCCTTCTCCTTCTCCATCTCCATCTCCATCTCCATCTCCATCTCCATCTCCATCCCCATCCCCATCTCCTTCACCTTCCCCGTCTGCCTCAAAAACACCACCAATAGTGCCGAAGCCGGCTTCCCCCAGTCGAAATGATTCTGATTCTCCTTCTGCCTTGCCTGCACCACAATTGAAAAAGACCTCATCAAAGAATCACATTCCTATTGTGGCTGGAATTGTGGGTGGTGCTGTATTTATTCTCATTTCAATCATTGTCGTATATCTCTTCAAAACCAACAAGGTAGCGACCGTTAAACCATGGGCTACAGGATTAAGTGGACAGCTTCAGAAGGCATTTGTGACAG GTGTGCCGAAGCTAAAAAGATCAGAACTTGTAGCGGCATGCGAAGATTTTAGTAATGTAATTGGTACTTCACCCATTGGTCAAGTGTTCAAAGGGACTCTATCCAGCGGTGTCGAAATAGCTGTGGCCTCTGTTACCACGACATCATTGAAAGATTGGTCAAAGACTTCAGAAGTCCAATTTCGTAAGAAG ATAGATACATTATCAAAGATGAACCACAAGAATTTCGTAAATCTTATTGGATATTGCGAAGAAGACGAGCCTTTCACCAGAATGGTGGTTTTTGAATATGCCCCAAATGGAACACTCTTTGAGCATTTACACA TAAAAGAAGCTGAGCATTTGGATTGGGGAACAAGACTTAGAGTTGCAATTGGCACGGCTTACTGCCTGCAACATATGCACCAGTTGGATCCTCCTTTCGCCCACAGCGACCTAAATTCTTCATCTGTCCAACTCACTGACGACTACGCTGCCAAAATCTCGGACTTGAGTTTCTTGAGCGAAATAACTTCAGATGATACAAAAGCTGCTGCTAAGAAACACAACGAGCCGACATTAGCAAGTAACCTTTACAGCTTCGGCATTATATTACTAGAAATTGTAACAGGCCGTGTTCCTTATTCGATGGATAAAGATGGCACACTTGAAGAGTGGGCTTCACGCTATCTACAAGGGAACCAGCCTCTCAAGGAAATAGTAGATCCAACACTAGCATCCTTCCAAGAAGAACAATTAGTACAAATCGGTGCATTGATTAAATCTTGTACCAATGCTGATCAAGAACAAAGAccaacaataaaacaagtttgtGAGAGATTAAGAGAGATAACAAAAATAAGTCCCGAAGCAGCTGTTCCTAAACTTTCACCACTTTGGTGGGCAGAACtcgagattgcttcttttgatgcCAGCTGA
- the LOC123894806 gene encoding probable inactive receptor-like protein kinase At3g56050 isoform X2, which produces MRKRKFSCFKDHRRVMWLVMFCFLLQSFGLCCSLNDEGKALLKFKQGILSDPFDALSNWVDDEFGVDPCNWFGVECSDGRVVVLTLKDLCLEGNLAHELGSLVHIKSIVLRNNSFHGIIPEGIVRLKELEVLDLGYNNFSGPLPKDIGSNISLSILLLDNNDLLCGFSHEVSELVMISESQVDENQLISGGKLPGCTGRSTKWHNRKSKKGLRRLLQSGSLPPPNRVADLPPPSPSPSPSPSPSPSPSPSASKTPPIVPKPASPSRNDSDSPSALPAPQLKKTSSKNHIPIVAGIVGGAVFILISIIVVYLFKTNKVATVKPWATGLSGQLQKAFVTGVPKLKRSELVAACEDFSNVIGTSPIGQVFKGTLSSGVEIAVASVTTTSLKDWSKTSEVQFRKKIDTLSKMNHKNFVNLIGYCEEDEPFTRMVVFEYAPNGTLFEHLHIKEAEHLDWGTRLRVAIGTAYCLQHMHQLDPPFAHSDLNSSSVQLTDDYAAKISDLSFLSEITSDDTKAAAKKHNEPTLASNLYSFGIILLEIVTGRVPYSMDKDGTLEEWASRYLQGNQPLKEIVDPTLASFQEEQLVQIGALIKSCTNADQEQRPTIKQVCERLREITKISPEAAVPKLSPLWWAELEIASFDAS; this is translated from the exons atgagaaagaGGAAATTCAGCTGCTTTAAGGATCATAGAAGAGTTATGTGGCTtgtgatgttttgttttttgttacaGAGTTTTGGTTTGTGCTGTTCTTTGAATGATGAAG GTAAAGCACTTTTGAAGTTCAAGCAAGGAATTTTGAGTGATCCTTTTGATGCTTTGTCAAATTGGGTTGATGATGAATTTGGTGTTGACCCTTGTAATTGGTTTGGAGTTGAATGTTCAGATGGAAGAGTTGTGGTATT GACGTTGAAAGACCTTTGTCTTGAAGGAAATCTGGCGCATGAGCTTGGGAGCCTTGTTCACATAAAGTCGAT AGTTTTGCGGAATAATTCTTTTCACGGAATCATTCCCGAAGGAATTGTACGCTTGAAGGAATTGGAGGTTTTGGATTTGGGATACAACAACTTCAGCGGACCATTACCTAAAGATATTGGGAGTAATATCTCATTATCAATCCT tttgCTGGACAACAATGATCTTCTTTGTGGTTTCTCGCATGAAGTTAGTGAATTGGTGATGATTTCTGAATCTCAAGTAGATGAAAACCAGCTAATTAGTGGCGGAAAATTGCCAGGTTGTACAGGAAGATCTACCAAATG GCACAATCGCAAAAGTAAAAAAGGTCTTCGAAGGCTACTGCAATCCGGTTCTCTTCCTCCTCCTAACCGGGTAGCTGATCTTCCTCCTCCTTCTCCT TCTCCATCTCCATCCCCATCCCCATCTCCTTCACCTTCCCCGTCTGCCTCAAAAACACCACCAATAGTGCCGAAGCCGGCTTCCCCCAGTCGAAATGATTCTGATTCTCCTTCTGCCTTGCCTGCACCACAATTGAAAAAGACCTCATCAAAGAATCACATTCCTATTGTGGCTGGAATTGTGGGTGGTGCTGTATTTATTCTCATTTCAATCATTGTCGTATATCTCTTCAAAACCAACAAGGTAGCGACCGTTAAACCATGGGCTACAGGATTAAGTGGACAGCTTCAGAAGGCATTTGTGACAG GTGTGCCGAAGCTAAAAAGATCAGAACTTGTAGCGGCATGCGAAGATTTTAGTAATGTAATTGGTACTTCACCCATTGGTCAAGTGTTCAAAGGGACTCTATCCAGCGGTGTCGAAATAGCTGTGGCCTCTGTTACCACGACATCATTGAAAGATTGGTCAAAGACTTCAGAAGTCCAATTTCGTAAGAAG ATAGATACATTATCAAAGATGAACCACAAGAATTTCGTAAATCTTATTGGATATTGCGAAGAAGACGAGCCTTTCACCAGAATGGTGGTTTTTGAATATGCCCCAAATGGAACACTCTTTGAGCATTTACACA TAAAAGAAGCTGAGCATTTGGATTGGGGAACAAGACTTAGAGTTGCAATTGGCACGGCTTACTGCCTGCAACATATGCACCAGTTGGATCCTCCTTTCGCCCACAGCGACCTAAATTCTTCATCTGTCCAACTCACTGACGACTACGCTGCCAAAATCTCGGACTTGAGTTTCTTGAGCGAAATAACTTCAGATGATACAAAAGCTGCTGCTAAGAAACACAACGAGCCGACATTAGCAAGTAACCTTTACAGCTTCGGCATTATATTACTAGAAATTGTAACAGGCCGTGTTCCTTATTCGATGGATAAAGATGGCACACTTGAAGAGTGGGCTTCACGCTATCTACAAGGGAACCAGCCTCTCAAGGAAATAGTAGATCCAACACTAGCATCCTTCCAAGAAGAACAATTAGTACAAATCGGTGCATTGATTAAATCTTGTACCAATGCTGATCAAGAACAAAGAccaacaataaaacaagtttgtGAGAGATTAAGAGAGATAACAAAAATAAGTCCCGAAGCAGCTGTTCCTAAACTTTCACCACTTTGGTGGGCAGAACtcgagattgcttcttttgatgcCAGCTGA